The following proteins are co-located in the Sphingobacteriaceae bacterium genome:
- a CDS encoding NINE protein: MKTFLDSHFIKFFIFSILALGVTAVNANNNNLTFVDTLYLYTDTVQMEVFISNIDQNKDAQRPFPILHFIKEKRKKNKKVIATILAFPLPFGIVGLHRIYLGTAPYVPVVYVASLGGVLGILPFIDFCVLLLDKEIDRYQNNKQVFMWVNE, translated from the coding sequence ATGAAGACTTTTTTAGATTCACATTTTATTAAATTTTTTATTTTTTCAATCTTAGCTTTGGGTGTAACTGCTGTAAATGCTAATAACAACAACTTAACATTTGTTGATACGCTCTATTTGTATACAGACACTGTACAAATGGAAGTTTTTATTTCCAATATCGATCAAAATAAAGATGCACAGCGTCCGTTCCCGATACTTCATTTCATCAAAGAAAAGCGCAAAAAAAATAAAAAAGTAATTGCCACAATATTAGCATTTCCATTACCTTTTGGTATTGTTGGTTTGCATCGAATTTATTTAGGTACCGCGCCTTATGTGCCTGTTGTATATGTGGCTAGCTTGGGGGGTGTATTGGGTATTTTACCATTTATAGATTTTTGTGTTTTGTTACTGGATAAGGAAATTGACAGGTATCAGAACAATAAACAGGTGTTTATGTGGGTTAATGAATAA